The Nostoc sp. 'Lobaria pulmonaria (5183) cyanobiont' genome window below encodes:
- a CDS encoding serine/threonine-protein kinase: MTKIYCSKGHENSPGSRFCLQCGENLLDMPMSYSIQPGLTLGDRYVIVRQIGQGGFGRTYLAEDVNRFRELCVLKEFSPQVQTAYVVEKAEELFEREASVLYKLQHPQIPRFRELLRLNLGGKEYLFLVQDYVEGETYNSLLNARIQQGLRFTETEIRQLFLSILPVLEYIHSLGVIHRDISPDNLMLRTVDKLPVLIDFGGVKQVVATVASEYYQPGMVAPPPAPTLLGKIGFAPPEQMQTGLVSPHSDLYAMAATMLVLLTGKQPQELIDTYTLTWQWRREVSLSQNLAQVLDKMLSARPSDRYQSARQVLQALNPPSANYPPTQYPTPPQPTSATVAVSPPPPPSPSPSYSSSPPPSSWWTPTKTFLVAALVGGSVGLIWWGLNGRRDVEQVQPNPTVSPTPTSEQPTDPLAQYSPAERERKEKLSDRRQQLGIDSNFYVNLVNQVFWDRNPSLRGRTLSNGAEDESLRAEWDKTASELLEKLAPLSNNARQKMGTYTTAERDRWKVEVNKVNVGSRSLYDLGDAAFSRVFPEQRSKNFQGQPIGQVWYGFVSDRLSAILGGSAFQKLVFDPGATGKTVNGTLQPGDGKVFIAGLAKEQSLDLKLEANSQVLLSVYSPSGKIRFLEDSTKRSLSTKLAENGFYEFVVVSTATKPVDYQLTITAENPTPLPFPTATPTETSTPTPAPTPTPTPTPIPTPTKISTPEPEPTPIPTPETTP, encoded by the coding sequence ATGACAAAAATATATTGTTCTAAAGGACATGAAAATTCCCCAGGTAGTCGCTTTTGTCTCCAGTGTGGTGAAAATTTGTTGGATATGCCCATGAGTTATAGTATCCAACCGGGACTGACTTTAGGCGATCGCTATGTGATTGTGCGTCAAATTGGCCAAGGTGGCTTCGGGCGCACTTATTTAGCTGAAGATGTCAACCGTTTCCGCGAACTTTGTGTTTTAAAAGAATTTTCCCCCCAAGTTCAAACCGCTTACGTTGTCGAAAAAGCTGAAGAACTCTTTGAGAGAGAGGCGAGTGTTCTTTATAAACTGCAACATCCCCAAATTCCCCGCTTCCGGGAACTGCTGCGGCTGAATTTAGGGGGCAAAGAATATCTGTTTTTGGTGCAAGATTATGTAGAAGGGGAAACTTACAATTCTTTGTTAAATGCTAGGATACAACAGGGTTTGCGCTTTACAGAGACGGAAATACGCCAATTGTTCCTTTCAATTTTGCCAGTGTTGGAATACATCCACTCATTAGGAGTAATTCATCGAGATATTTCCCCAGATAATTTAATGCTTCGCACTGTTGACAAACTGCCAGTTTTAATTGATTTTGGCGGTGTCAAACAAGTAGTAGCAACCGTAGCTTCGGAATATTACCAACCCGGTATGGTCGCACCTCCACCAGCACCAACCTTATTAGGTAAAATCGGATTTGCGCCCCCAGAACAAATGCAAACTGGGTTAGTATCTCCCCACAGCGACTTATATGCAATGGCCGCAACAATGTTGGTTTTACTGACAGGGAAACAACCCCAAGAATTAATTGATACCTATACTCTCACCTGGCAGTGGCGACGGGAAGTTAGTCTGAGTCAAAATTTGGCACAGGTATTAGATAAAATGCTATCTGCCAGACCAAGCGATCGCTATCAATCAGCCCGTCAAGTACTCCAAGCCCTCAACCCGCCCTCGGCTAACTATCCGCCAACTCAATATCCCACTCCACCACAACCCACATCCGCCACTGTTGCCGTCTCCCCACCTCCCCCACCTTCTCCATCCCCCTCATATTCCTCATCTCCCCCGCCTTCCTCCTGGTGGACACCAACAAAAACTTTCCTGGTGGCGGCGCTAGTCGGTGGTAGTGTGGGATTAATTTGGTGGGGATTGAATGGTAGACGAGATGTCGAACAAGTCCAACCTAATCCTACAGTCAGCCCTACTCCAACTAGTGAACAACCAACTGATCCTCTAGCGCAATATTCGCCAGCAGAACGAGAACGCAAAGAAAAATTAAGCGATCGCCGTCAACAGTTGGGTATTGACTCTAACTTCTACGTGAACTTGGTGAATCAAGTTTTTTGGGACAGAAATCCCAGTTTACGGGGACGTACTCTCAGCAATGGCGCTGAAGATGAGAGTTTGCGCGCAGAATGGGATAAAACAGCCTCAGAATTGCTAGAAAAGCTTGCACCACTGAGTAATAATGCACGCCAAAAAATGGGAACTTACACAACTGCTGAACGCGATCGCTGGAAAGTGGAAGTCAACAAAGTCAATGTTGGTAGCCGTTCTTTGTATGATTTGGGAGATGCAGCTTTTTCCCGTGTATTTCCTGAACAACGGAGTAAAAATTTCCAAGGTCAGCCCATTGGACAAGTTTGGTACGGATTTGTTAGCGATCGACTCAGTGCTATCCTCGGCGGTAGCGCTTTCCAGAAACTTGTCTTCGATCCGGGGGCTACTGGCAAAACAGTCAACGGCACTCTCCAACCTGGTGATGGTAAAGTATTCATTGCTGGACTTGCCAAAGAACAATCTCTAGACTTGAAGTTAGAAGCAAATTCCCAAGTTTTGTTATCAGTCTATTCACCTTCTGGGAAAATTCGATTTTTAGAAGATTCTACCAAGCGTAGTTTGTCAACTAAATTAGCAGAAAATGGATTTTATGAGTTTGTCGTAGTTTCTACAGCAACGAAACCAGTAGATTATCAACTCACTATTACAGCGGAAAATCCCACTCCTCTCCCATTTCCAACAGCAACGCCCACGGAAACATCCACGCCAACACCAGCTCCCACGCCAACGCCAACGCCAACGCCAATACCCACGCCTACAAAAATCTCCACACCTGAACCTGAACCTACACCAATACCAACTCCTGAGACAACGCCCTAG
- a CDS encoding serine/threonine-protein kinase, with protein sequence MQLYCSKQHTNNGSNRFCTHCGEPLPLAVGQVVDNRYQIIRHLGQGGFGRTYLAEDINKSHQTCVLKEFAPQVQENQDLQKAKELFEREASVLKKLQHPQIPRFHASLQVKIGTKDFFFLVQDYVDGDNYYQLLEQRKSQGKTFSEEEVIILLQQILPVLSYIHSRDVIHRDISPDNLIWRRSDNLPVLIDFGGVKQLPASQGFWRTKLVGNNTLLGKKGYAPEEQLRQGKAFFSSDLYSLAVTTLVLLTGEEPQKLYDSYQGIWGWGKEIQVSPQLETVLKKMLAYRPSDRYQRAEQILRDLPSPTATKSPGNYITTKIKTMVVAPGRQRASAVVSKFQRQTQAIAKPASFPVWIRPFVMSLGGTALVGLTLAAGNAAIRAVTSITIPSISLPSLPQIPHFPTGKPAGDKGNSDLQKIISRRQELEITEGFFIRTVDDLFYTKKPELKGRSLTSKPEDAGLRDEWSGIADDLLDKLEQAKLSTTARQKLGNYSQKDYDTWRQQARSRQFENYTIDQLTKDTNEKFDRLFPGQQRKKLNQQTFGQIWYAIAADQVTKVQSGK encoded by the coding sequence ATGCAGCTCTATTGCAGTAAACAACACACAAATAATGGTAGTAACCGCTTTTGTACCCATTGTGGTGAACCATTACCTCTTGCTGTGGGACAGGTTGTGGATAATCGCTATCAAATTATCCGTCATCTAGGGCAGGGCGGCTTTGGACGCACCTATTTGGCGGAAGATATCAATAAATCCCATCAAACCTGTGTGCTGAAGGAATTTGCACCCCAAGTACAAGAAAATCAAGATTTACAAAAAGCTAAAGAGTTATTTGAGAGAGAAGCGAGTGTCCTGAAAAAACTCCAGCATCCACAGATTCCACGTTTTCACGCCTCGCTACAAGTGAAGATAGGTACTAAAGATTTTTTCTTTTTAGTGCAAGATTATGTGGATGGTGACAATTACTACCAGTTATTAGAACAGCGTAAAAGTCAAGGAAAAACCTTTAGTGAAGAGGAAGTAATCATCCTCCTGCAACAGATTTTACCTGTGTTATCCTACATCCACTCACGAGATGTAATTCACCGTGATATCTCTCCCGATAATCTAATCTGGCGGCGTTCTGATAATTTGCCAGTGCTAATTGATTTTGGTGGCGTTAAACAATTGCCAGCTTCTCAGGGCTTTTGGCGCACTAAGCTGGTTGGAAATAACACTTTACTGGGTAAAAAAGGCTACGCTCCAGAAGAACAGCTACGGCAGGGAAAAGCCTTTTTTAGTAGTGATTTATATTCTTTGGCGGTGACAACATTAGTATTGCTTACAGGTGAAGAACCACAAAAATTATACGACAGCTATCAGGGAATTTGGGGGTGGGGAAAAGAAATCCAAGTTAGTCCCCAACTGGAAACAGTGTTAAAAAAGATGCTAGCTTATAGACCGAGCGATCGCTATCAACGAGCCGAGCAAATTCTCAGAGATTTACCATCACCAACTGCAACTAAATCTCCAGGTAATTATATTACCACCAAGATTAAAACAATGGTAGTTGCTCCAGGAAGACAACGCGCCAGTGCTGTTGTGAGTAAATTCCAGAGGCAAACGCAAGCGATCGCTAAACCGGCATCTTTCCCTGTTTGGATTCGCCCTTTTGTGATGAGTTTAGGGGGAACGGCTTTAGTTGGATTAACTTTAGCGGCGGGAAATGCAGCCATTCGGGCCGTAACTTCAATCACCATCCCATCAATTTCATTACCTTCGTTACCGCAAATCCCACACTTTCCAACTGGAAAACCAGCCGGCGACAAAGGAAATAGCGACCTACAGAAAATTATCAGTCGTCGTCAAGAATTAGAAATTACTGAAGGATTTTTTATTCGCACAGTAGATGATTTATTTTATACAAAAAAACCAGAATTAAAAGGACGTAGCCTGACATCTAAACCTGAAGACGCTGGTTTACGAGATGAATGGTCTGGTATCGCTGATGATTTATTGGATAAACTAGAACAGGCTAAACTCAGTACAACAGCTCGTCAGAAATTGGGGAACTATAGTCAAAAAGATTACGATACATGGAGACAACAAGCGCGGTCGCGGCAGTTTGAGAACTACACAATCGATCAATTGACTAAAGACACAAATGAAAAATTCGATCGGTTGTTTCCCGGTCAGCAGCGTAAGAAACTGAATCAACAGACTTTCGGTCAAATTTGGTATGCGATCGCAGCCGATCAAGTCACTAAAGTACAATCTGGCAAATAA
- a CDS encoding phenylacetate--CoA ligase family protein: MNCKSRHQQVIKAFEDFLSTPLETILQRHLNTQTSAALSLFHDVVANVPAYKAFLAEREINPATVQTLEEFQKLPAIAKENYILRYPLADLCRNGQLQECDMIAASSGSSGKPTFWPRFFTDELQIATRFEQIFHDSFYTDTRRTLAVICFTLGTWVGGMFTTNCCRYLASKGYLITVITPGNNKEEILRVVQELGSGFEQVVLLGYPPFLKDVIDTGIARGVEWQQYQIKLVMAGEVFSEEWRSLVGERVGSRNPCYDFASLYGTADAGVLGNETPLSICIRRFLAENPDAARALFGESRLPTLVQYDPFTRFFEVQDGGLLFSGDNGIPLVRYDILDTGGIISYDAMLQFLAEWGFNPLENLRSDTQESPRGIHQLPFVYVFGRSNFTVSYFGANIYPENVTVGLEQPVIQEWVTGKFVLQVIEDADKNRFLSVVVELAVGVEGSEDQRLAIASSILSQLLRLNSEFANYVLPEYQTPQVTLAPMGDFEYFPIGVKHRYTRQ; the protein is encoded by the coding sequence ATGAACTGCAAATCACGACATCAGCAAGTAATTAAAGCATTTGAAGACTTTTTGTCTACCCCTCTAGAAACGATACTGCAACGGCATCTCAATACTCAAACTTCGGCAGCTTTGAGTTTATTTCATGATGTGGTGGCGAATGTACCAGCCTACAAGGCATTTTTAGCAGAAAGGGAAATTAATCCCGCGACTGTTCAAACCTTGGAGGAGTTTCAGAAATTACCAGCGATCGCTAAAGAAAATTATATACTGCGTTATCCTCTAGCTGACTTGTGCCGTAACGGACAACTCCAAGAGTGCGACATGATAGCTGCTTCATCAGGTTCCAGTGGTAAACCGACATTTTGGCCTCGTTTTTTCACAGATGAACTCCAAATCGCCACACGCTTTGAACAGATTTTTCACGATAGTTTCTATACAGACACCAGACGTACCTTAGCAGTGATTTGTTTCACTTTAGGCACTTGGGTAGGTGGGATGTTTACCACTAATTGCTGTCGTTATCTTGCTAGCAAAGGTTATCTCATCACTGTAATTACTCCTGGTAACAACAAAGAAGAAATCTTGCGAGTTGTGCAGGAACTTGGTTCAGGTTTTGAGCAAGTGGTGTTATTGGGATACCCGCCATTTTTAAAAGATGTGATTGATACTGGTATCGCTCGTGGTGTGGAGTGGCAGCAATATCAGATTAAATTAGTGATGGCGGGAGAAGTATTTAGTGAAGAATGGCGAAGTTTAGTTGGCGAAAGAGTTGGTTCGCGAAATCCTTGCTATGATTTTGCATCACTTTACGGCACGGCAGATGCAGGAGTTTTGGGTAATGAAACACCGTTAAGTATCTGCATTCGCCGTTTTTTGGCAGAAAATCCCGATGCAGCTAGAGCTTTATTTGGAGAATCGCGTTTACCCACACTAGTACAATACGATCCCTTCACTCGCTTTTTTGAAGTTCAAGATGGCGGATTGCTGTTTTCGGGAGATAACGGTATTCCCTTAGTGCGTTATGACATCTTGGATACTGGCGGGATAATTAGTTATGATGCTATGCTGCAATTTTTAGCTGAATGGGGATTTAACCCGCTTGAAAATCTCCGTTCTGATACTCAAGAATCACCAAGAGGTATTCATCAGCTACCTTTTGTTTATGTCTTCGGTCGTTCTAACTTTACAGTTTCTTACTTTGGCGCAAATATCTATCCCGAAAATGTGACGGTGGGATTAGAACAACCAGTAATTCAAGAATGGGTGACAGGTAAATTCGTGTTGCAGGTAATAGAAGATGCTGACAAAAACCGATTTTTATCTGTAGTTGTGGAATTAGCAGTAGGGGTAGAGGGTAGTGAAGATCAAAGACTTGCGATCGCATCTTCTATTCTTTCACAACTGCTACGTCTAAATAGCGAGTTTGCTAATTATGTTCTTCCAGAATATCAAACACCACAGGTTACATTAGCCCCAATGGGTGATTTTGAATATTTCCCCATTGGGGTAAAACATCGTTATACCCGTCAATAA
- a CDS encoding transposase, with protein sequence MNHYDPQPENNKPKYKGKYRIDSTRLPAWSYASNAGYFVTICTDGKKCFFGEVVQGQMQLSPIGEIAQKLWYEIPNHFSNCQIDSFCVMPNHIHGILIINQIREEGVMNQTQEEDAMNRVSTRGDDQRGGVTGLFNPMLSKNSLSKIVRWYKGRCTFEINQIYEGFGWQERFHDNIIRNEFGLDQIRQYIINNPINWERDREQPPHSPL encoded by the coding sequence ATGAATCATTACGATCCTCAACCAGAAAACAACAAACCTAAATACAAAGGTAAATATCGAATTGATTCAACCCGGTTGCCAGCATGGAGTTATGCTAGTAATGCTGGATATTTCGTTACTATTTGCACCGACGGTAAAAAATGCTTTTTTGGTGAGGTTGTGCAGGGTCAAATGCAGTTATCACCAATTGGAGAAATTGCTCAGAAATTGTGGTACGAGATTCCTAATCATTTTTCTAATTGCCAGATAGATTCGTTTTGCGTCATGCCTAATCATATTCATGGAATTTTGATTATTAATCAAATACGAGAAGAAGGCGTGATGAATCAAACACAGGAAGAAGACGCGATGAATCGCGTCTCTACAAGGGGGGACGATCAACGGGGTGGGGTTACTGGGTTATTTAATCCGATGTTGTCTAAAAATTCCCTTTCTAAAATTGTTAGGTGGTACAAAGGAAGATGTACATTTGAAATTAATCAAATTTATGAAGGTTTTGGATGGCAAGAAAGGTTTCATGACAACATAATTCGTAATGAATTCGGCCTCGATCAAATTAGACAATATATTATCAATAACCCGATCAATTGGGAACGCGATCGCGAACAACCACCCCATTCCCCCTTGTAG
- a CDS encoding HEAT repeat domain-containing protein — protein MTLSNETALPIAEGAIIALSQTNRIKAIDALVELIGNPQLDDSTRSQAAESLGQIGSGNQKAIAALVELIGNPQLDDYTGWLVAESLGQIDPGNQKAIDALVELIGKPQLDNPTRWQVPESLGKIMLEEQMPSVVTVLKDYLSPETYKNDFKRFDNCYEVIWDCAQNMSYPAFYQAWHQQEKVKDGE, from the coding sequence ATGACCTTATCGAATGAAACAGCCCTGCCAATTGCAGAGGGAGCAATAATAGCACTGTCTCAGACAAATCGCATAAAAGCGATTGATGCCTTGGTGGAGTTAATCGGCAATCCACAACTGGATGATTCTACCCGATCGCAGGCGGCAGAAAGCTTAGGACAAATTGGCTCTGGCAACCAAAAAGCGATCGCTGCTTTGGTGGAGTTAATCGGCAATCCACAACTGGATGATTATACCGGATGGCTAGTGGCAGAAAGCTTAGGGCAAATTGACCCAGGCAACCAAAAAGCGATCGATGCCTTGGTGGAGTTAATCGGCAAACCACAACTGGATAATCCTACCCGATGGCAAGTGCCAGAAAGCTTAGGGAAAATTATGTTAGAGGAGCAGATGCCGAGTGTTGTCACTGTGTTGAAGGATTACTTATCACCTGAAACTTACAAAAATGACTTTAAGCGATTTGATAATTGCTACGAAGTTATCTGGGACTGCGCCCAAAATATGTCCTACCCAGCTTTTTATCAAGCTTGGCATCAACAAGAGAAAGTGAAAGATGGAGAGTAG
- a CDS encoding Uma2 family endonuclease, which produces MVLQTEKHYTPEEYLELEEKAEYKNEYRDGEIIPMTGGTTNHNKIALDFCRKFPLTVQGQAYDIYMADVKVSIPRYRLYTYPDIIVIKGKPIYEGTGTTTITNPLLIVEVLSNSTKNYDKTDKFKYYRSIPGFQEYIMIDQYSFAVEQFAKQTEGQWIFKEYEGKDAVLVLDSIDFQIALRDIYERVDFELIEE; this is translated from the coding sequence ATGGTTTTACAAACAGAAAAGCACTACACCCCTGAAGAATATTTGGAATTAGAAGAGAAGGCTGAATATAAAAATGAATACAGGGATGGAGAAATTATACCCATGACTGGGGGAACAACTAACCACAACAAAATTGCACTTGATTTTTGTCGCAAGTTTCCCCTGACAGTCCAAGGTCAAGCTTATGATATATATATGGCTGATGTTAAAGTATCAATACCCCGTTATCGCCTCTATACTTATCCTGATATTATAGTCATCAAAGGTAAACCTATTTACGAGGGAACAGGTACAACAACTATTACTAATCCCTTATTAATTGTTGAAGTCTTATCAAATTCAACTAAAAATTATGACAAAACAGATAAGTTTAAATATTATCGTTCAATTCCTGGTTTTCAAGAATATATTATGATTGACCAGTATAGTTTTGCTGTGGAACAATTTGCAAAGCAAACAGAAGGACAATGGATTTTTAAGGAATATGAAGGTAAAGATGCAGTTTTAGTCTTAGATTCTATCGATTTTCAAATTGCCTTGCGTGATATTTACGAGCGAGTTGATTTTGAGTTGATTGAAGAATAA
- the fni gene encoding type 2 isopentenyl-diphosphate Delta-isomerase: MNAPTTISAQTQNRKADHIRICLEEDVQCDRITNGLERYRFTHCCLPELNHNDIDISTTFLGKKLDAPLLISSMTGGTEQAAIINQRLAQVAQHYKIAMGVGSQRVAVEKPQVADTFAVRKYAPDVLLLANLGAVQLNYKYGLDECLRVVDILEADALILHINPLQECIQPKGDTNFRGLLDKISILCSKLPVPVIAKEVGNGISAAIAEKLIAAGVAAIDVAGAGGTSWAKVESERAENPLQRRLGRTFADWGLPTAECITTIRAIAKDVPLIASGGLRHGLDAATAIALGADIAGLAMPFLQAAATSETAVAELAEVLIAEITTVLFCTGNTTLYQLKHSGSLQRIE; encoded by the coding sequence GTGAACGCCCCTACCACTATCTCTGCACAAACTCAGAATCGCAAAGCCGATCACATTCGCATCTGCTTAGAAGAAGATGTTCAGTGCGATCGAATCACCAATGGACTGGAACGTTATCGTTTCACCCATTGTTGCTTACCTGAACTCAACCACAACGATATTGATATCAGTACAACTTTTCTGGGAAAAAAGCTTGACGCACCCTTGTTAATTTCTTCCATGACTGGCGGAACAGAACAAGCCGCAATCATTAACCAACGTTTGGCCCAAGTCGCACAACACTACAAAATTGCAATGGGTGTCGGTTCCCAGCGAGTAGCGGTGGAAAAACCCCAGGTGGCTGATACTTTTGCTGTCCGCAAGTATGCCCCTGACGTTCTACTACTTGCAAACTTGGGGGCTGTGCAACTTAACTACAAGTACGGCTTAGATGAATGTTTGCGCGTAGTTGATATTTTAGAAGCTGATGCCTTGATTTTACACATTAACCCTTTACAAGAGTGCATTCAACCCAAAGGTGATACAAATTTTCGGGGTTTGCTTGACAAGATTTCTATATTATGCTCAAAATTGCCAGTACCAGTGATTGCGAAGGAAGTTGGTAACGGCATTTCCGCAGCGATCGCCGAGAAACTGATCGCGGCTGGGGTAGCAGCAATTGATGTCGCGGGTGCAGGAGGTACTTCTTGGGCAAAAGTAGAAAGCGAACGGGCAGAAAATCCCTTGCAGCGTCGCTTAGGGAGGACGTTTGCCGATTGGGGTTTACCGACAGCAGAGTGCATTACAACTATTAGAGCGATCGCCAAAGATGTACCCTTAATTGCTTCAGGAGGTTTGCGTCATGGATTGGATGCCGCCACTGCGATCGCCTTGGGAGCAGATATAGCTGGTTTAGCAATGCCTTTTTTGCAAGCAGCAGCAACATCAGAGACAGCAGTTGCGGAACTGGCTGAGGTATTAATCGCTGAAATCACCACAGTCTTATTTTGTACAGGCAACACCACCTTGTATCAGTTAAAGCACTCTGGCAGTTTACAGCGCATAGAATAA